Genomic DNA from Bacteroides zhangwenhongii:
GTGCTTTACTGAAAGGAGCGGTCGATACATTAAAAAAACATGGAGCCAAAGATGAAAATATTCTGGTAAAAACCGTACCCGGAAGTTTCGAACTTACCTTTGGCGCTAATCAAATGATGGAAAATTGTGATATTGACGCAATAATCGCAATAGGTTGCGTAATTAAAGGAGATACTCCGCATTTTGATTACGTTTGCATGGGAGCCACTCAAGGAATTACCGAGTTAAACGCAACTGGCGATATACCAGTAATTTACGGATTAATTACCACCAATACAATGGAGCAAGCAGAGGATCGTGCCGGTGGTAAGCTGGGTAACAAAGGAGACGAATGTGCAATTACTGCAATAAAAATGATTGATTTTGTTTGGAGTTTAAATAAATAGTTGTATCTTTGCACCGCAATTGAGAAACAAACCTCCTCAAGAGCAAAATAAAGGGCAAATACCAGAGTGGCCAAATGGGGCAGACTGTAAATCTGCTGGCTTACGCCTTCGGTGGTTCGAATCCATCTTTGCCCACAAAAATTGCGGAAGTAGCTCAGTTGATAGAGCATTAGCCTTCCAAGCTGAGGGTCGCGGGTTTGAGCCCCGTCTTCCGCTCTCTAAAGAGAATCTGAGAAATTGGATTCTCTTTTTTTATATACTTTAGACCACTAAGATTATGAAAGATTCTTCAACACGATCACACGTACTCCGATTGGCACACGATCCTATTCCTACGGTCCACATTGGTATTATCGGATTGGGTAATCGGGGATTACTCACTCTTAAGCGTTATCTGCAAATTGAAGGAGCCGAAATCAATGCTCTTTGCGAAATCAGGGAAGGAAACTTGGAAAAAGCCCGTTATCTATTAAAGGAAGCCAATCGTCCCGAAGCAGCCGGATACACCGGCACTGAAGGATGGAAAAAGATGTGTGAATCGAACGGATTAGATTTAGTCTTTATTTGCACGGACTGGCTAATGCATACTCCTATGGCGATTTTTGCGATGGAATGCGGCAAACATGTAGCGATTGAGGTTCCGGCAGCTATGAGTGTAGAAGAATGTTGGCAGTTAGTAGACACTGCGGAAAAGACAAGACGCCACTGCATCATGTTGGAGAACTGCTGCTACGATCCGTTTGCATTGACCACACTCAATATGGCACGTCGGGGAGTGCTGGGGGAAATCATGCATGTGGAAGGAGCCTATATTCACGACCTGCGCTCAATGTATTTCGCCGAAGAGAGCGAAGGCGGTTATCACAATCACTGGGGAAAAAAATACAGCATCGAACATACCGGCAACCCCTACCCCACGCATGGTTTGGGTCCCGCCTGCCAGATACTTGACATTCACCGCAGCGACAGAATGGAATATCTTGTTTCCATGTCCACTCATCAAGCAGGTATGAGTGAGTACGCACGCAGAATGTTCGGCGAATATTCACCGGAAGCCAATCAGAAATACCTCTTAGGAGATGTCAATACGACTCTTATCCATACAGTCAAAGGAAAAACAATCATGCTTCAATATGATGTATCCACACCTCGCCCGTATAGCCGTCTGCAAACAGTATGCGGCACAATGGGCTTTGCCCAGAAATACCCGGTTCCTCGCATCGCACTGGAACCTAACGGCGACACTCCCCTTCAAGGAGAAATGTTGGAGAAAACATTAGCACGCTACAAACACCCATTCAGCGCAACTATCGGAGAAGAAGCGCATCGCAAAGGATTACCCAATGAAATGAATTATGTTATGGACTATCGGCTTATCTATTGTCTGCGCAATGGCTTGCCACTGGACATGGACGTTTATGACGCTGCCGAATGGTCATGTATTACAGAGTTAAGTGAAAAATCAGTACTAAACAAAAGTATGCCGATGGAGATACCGGATTTTACCAGAGGGGCTTGGAAAGACTGCAAATATTAAAAAAACCTTTTTTTACAGGGGAAAAATAGGGTTACAAGCACACAAACAGTATTTATTATAAAGCCATCACATATTCAATATCAAAAACATGAAAACACCTTTAACATTAAAAACAGGCTTACTGGCTATCTTTCTAATTTGCACAGTCAGCGTTTCTGCAAATAAAACTATCTCTGTTGCCGATTTCGGCTTAAAACCGGACAGTCGTATCAATGCAGTACCCTTTATACAAAAAGCAATCAAAGCCTGCAAAGAAAATCCGGGTTCTACGCTCCTATTTCCGAAAGGGAGGTATGATTTCTGGTCACAACACGCCACAGAAAAAGAATATCATGAAACTAATACGTATGACGTAAATCCTAAAATCCTTGCTGTACTGCTAAAGGAGATCAATGATCTCACCATTGACGGAAACAACTCGGAATTTATCATGCACGGACGGATGCAGCCATTCACTTTAGATCACTGCCAAAACATAACACTGAAGAATTTCACCATAGACTGGGACATTCCTTTAACCGCACAAGGCGCTGTCATCGAATCTACCCCCGACTATATGGAGATTGAGATCAACGCCTGCCAATATCCCTACATCATCGAAAACAAGAGACTGACCTTCGTCGGCGAAGGATGGAAAAGCGGCGTATGGTCCATTATGCAATTTGATCCCAAGACCCATTTCGTTTTGCCCAATACAGGTGACAATCTAGGATGGCGCAGCTATGACGCGATAGAAGTAAGTCCCGGACGTGTCCGCCTGTCTGACCCTAAAAGAGAAGCGAACAAGTTCTATCCCGCACCGGGCACTATCCTCGTATTGAGACATAGTACCCGCGATCATGCCGGAATCTTCATCTACCACAGTACAGACACAAAGATGGAAAATCTGAAACTGTTCCACACGTGCGGGCTTGGCATTCTGTCGCAATATAGTAAAAACATTTCATTCAATGATGTCCATATCATCCCAAACGCCTCTAAAGGACGCGTATTGAGCGGACACGATGACGGCTTCCACTTTATGGGATGCAGCGGTTTGCTTAAAATAGAGAATTGTTGTTGGACAGGACTCATGGACGACCCCATCAACATTCACGGAACTTGTTCGCGCATTATGGAAGTCCTCTCTCCTACCCGCATCAAATGCAAATTCATGCAAGATATGAGTGAAGGTATGGAATGGGGACGCCCGGATGAAATAATCGGTTTCATCGAACATAATACAATGCGTACAGTAGCTACCAACAAAATGAAAAAGTTTACAGCATTAAACAAAGCCGAATTTATCATTGAATTATCCAAGCCCCTCCCCACCGGAGTTGAAGTAGGATATGTAATAGAGAATCTGACCTGTACTCCCGATGCGGAAATACGTAACTGCCATTTTGGAAGTTGCCGTGCACGCGGCTTGCTCGTATCCACTCCGGGAAAAGTCGTCATAGAGAACAATGTTTTCGAATCGAGCGGTTCCGCCATTCTGATTGCCGGAGACGCTAACGCCTGGTATGAATCAGGAGCTGTGAAAGATGTATTAATACGCAACAACGAATTCCGTTACCCCTGCAACTCATCACTTTACCAGTTCTGCGAAGCGGTAATCAGCATTGATCCCGAAATTCCTACCCCGGAACAAAAGTACCCGTATCACCGCAATATCCGGATTGTAGACAACACATTCCATCTTTTTGATTACCCGATTATTTATGCCCGCTCGGTAGATGGTTTAACATTTTCGAACAATACGTTAATACGCAACACAACCTATCAGCCCTATCACTACCGCAAAGAAGGTATCACGTTGGAAGCCTGCAAGTCCGTCGTTATCTCAAACAATAAAATAGAGGGTGATGTATTAGGACGTATTGTCAAATTTGAAAAGATGAAATCATCGGATATCAAAATCAGTAAAAATCCATTCTTCCGGAAAGCCAAATAACTGTTTCCGCTAGACAACACGAACAAATAGCATAAACAACGGCAGATTATCTTTTAGAAATTTCAAGGCTAAAGTGATCTGCCGTTCCACTGCTTTTTCCCCTACTCCACAACGTTCAGCAATTTCTTTACACGACAGATGTTCCTCACGACTCATTTTGAAGATCTGTTGTCTCTTGGGAGGAAGCTGCGCAACCAAACTATCAATATAATTTTTCAAATCGACAGCATCCAGTTCTTCTTCTATTTCGTATGATTCTTCAATTCCCCTCAGAGCCGTCATCCTAAAATTCAAATCAATGAAATATCTACGCGAATAATTGAATATGATGTTTCGGGTTATCATAAAAAGAAATCCATCAAAATTCTTATCAGCATCCAGTATTTCTTTCGACTCCCAGACTTTCAAAAACACATCTTGAACCACTTCCGACAATTCGGAGGAAGATATAATGTAAAGTTGCGCAAAGTTATAAACTTTTAGCCAATAACGATTATACAAGATAGTAAACGCTTCCGCATCGCCACCTTTCAGTCTGTCTATAACCAGCTTCTCTTCCATTTGTGTTTAATTATATCACAAAAGTAAGGAAAAAATAATAAACTGCTACATTTTTTTAAGTATTTATTTTAGGCAAAAAACAGGGAATGACCGAACAGTTACAATCCACATTAAAAAAATGATTTTTTTTAATGTGGATGTGGGGCTTTGAACGAGTTATGTGTATTTATATATAGAGACTAAAAAAAGAAGTTTAAATGAACAATATACAAAGAATGGATAAAAAGAGCATAATCAAGATTTTACTGACAGGTAGACTGACAAAAAGCCAACGCAAAGATATCGCGGACCTGGATTTTGTAAATACAGAAATAAAAAAGCAATGGGATGAGTCCGGAAACAGAATGGTTGACATGGCAATAAAAGAGCAAATATGGAAAAAAGTAAAAGCGAAAAGCATCCACAAGAAACAAAATAAAAATTTCGTGGAACAAAAATGGTACTTCATCGCAGCTTCCGTCACTCTTTTGTTAGCCGTCGGAGGATTATGGTTAAGTTCTCAAGGAGATAAATCCGGAAAAGAATTCATCGAAATCACAGCTCAAGAGAGTCAAGTTCATGTTTTGCCGGATAGTACCAAAGTATGGATGGAAAGCGGAAGTTCCATTCGATATGCCAAAGTATTCAATCAGAACAGAAAAGTGTGGTTGAAAGGCAATTCGCTATTTGAAGTGTATAAACATGAAAAAAGTACTTTTCAAGTTTATATAAACAAGGCTTTCATAGAAGTAAAAGGTACTTGTTTCCTCGTCAAACAGTCCAATGCCGAAAAAAACGAAATCACACTGTTTCATGGCAAGATTGAATTCAATGTAGAGTCTACCGGAAAGAAGACAGTGATGAAACCAATGCAAAAAATGGTCTATAACCCGACCAATGCACAAACTGAAATAAGAAATATCATCCATGTAAACTGGAAAGACGGAAAATTCCATTTCAAGGATGTCCCTCTGCAACAGCTTATCAAAACAATCAATCAGATATATGACACGAACATCGTACTGGACAAAATGATTAACCACGAATCGGCATTCACAGGCATTATCCGCTACGACGAACCACTCGAAGATGTCATCAGCAAAATTTGCTTCAGCTTAAACCTTACCCAAGAAAAACAAAAAAATCATATAATGATAAAGAACGAATAACAATTAAAACCAATATTAACCAAATGTCTAATCAAAAATGCTAAAAGCATGAGAAAAATTCAAATTTCTTACAGGCAGCGATATCTGAAATATATCGTGTTGCTATTGCTTTTTTATCCGCTCTCTGTACTAGGAGCACAAAGTAAAATCGCGGTAAAAGGGCAGTCTATTACAATCAAGCAAGCTATTCAGCTTATTGAGAAAAGTAGTAATTACATCTTTTTCTACAATGCTGCTGATTTGAAAAACACAACCAGCAAGAATATTAACTGTGAGGGCTCCATTGAAGATGTATTGGCAGTCGTATTCAATGGGAGTGGCATCACCTATATGATAAAAGGAAACGAGATCATATTGAAAGCGAGCAAGGTGGAAGCATCACAGCAAACTAAGAAGAAACGTACCGTGACAGGTACGGTTAT
This window encodes:
- the ribH gene encoding 6,7-dimethyl-8-ribityllumazine synthase; translation: MATAYHNLSEYDFNSVPNAENMKFGIVVSEWNFNITGALLKGAVDTLKKHGAKDENILVKTVPGSFELTFGANQMMENCDIDAIIAIGCVIKGDTPHFDYVCMGATQGITELNATGDIPVIYGLITTNTMEQAEDRAGGKLGNKGDECAITAIKMIDFVWSLNK
- a CDS encoding Gfo/Idh/MocA family protein yields the protein MKDSSTRSHVLRLAHDPIPTVHIGIIGLGNRGLLTLKRYLQIEGAEINALCEIREGNLEKARYLLKEANRPEAAGYTGTEGWKKMCESNGLDLVFICTDWLMHTPMAIFAMECGKHVAIEVPAAMSVEECWQLVDTAEKTRRHCIMLENCCYDPFALTTLNMARRGVLGEIMHVEGAYIHDLRSMYFAEESEGGYHNHWGKKYSIEHTGNPYPTHGLGPACQILDIHRSDRMEYLVSMSTHQAGMSEYARRMFGEYSPEANQKYLLGDVNTTLIHTVKGKTIMLQYDVSTPRPYSRLQTVCGTMGFAQKYPVPRIALEPNGDTPLQGEMLEKTLARYKHPFSATIGEEAHRKGLPNEMNYVMDYRLIYCLRNGLPLDMDVYDAAEWSCITELSEKSVLNKSMPMEIPDFTRGAWKDCKY
- a CDS encoding right-handed parallel beta-helix repeat-containing protein, which encodes MKTPLTLKTGLLAIFLICTVSVSANKTISVADFGLKPDSRINAVPFIQKAIKACKENPGSTLLFPKGRYDFWSQHATEKEYHETNTYDVNPKILAVLLKEINDLTIDGNNSEFIMHGRMQPFTLDHCQNITLKNFTIDWDIPLTAQGAVIESTPDYMEIEINACQYPYIIENKRLTFVGEGWKSGVWSIMQFDPKTHFVLPNTGDNLGWRSYDAIEVSPGRVRLSDPKREANKFYPAPGTILVLRHSTRDHAGIFIYHSTDTKMENLKLFHTCGLGILSQYSKNISFNDVHIIPNASKGRVLSGHDDGFHFMGCSGLLKIENCCWTGLMDDPINIHGTCSRIMEVLSPTRIKCKFMQDMSEGMEWGRPDEIIGFIEHNTMRTVATNKMKKFTALNKAEFIIELSKPLPTGVEVGYVIENLTCTPDAEIRNCHFGSCRARGLLVSTPGKVVIENNVFESSGSAILIAGDANAWYESGAVKDVLIRNNEFRYPCNSSLYQFCEAVISIDPEIPTPEQKYPYHRNIRIVDNTFHLFDYPIIYARSVDGLTFSNNTLIRNTTYQPYHYRKEGITLEACKSVVISNNKIEGDVLGRIVKFEKMKSSDIKISKNPFFRKAK
- a CDS encoding RNA polymerase sigma-70 factor, whose product is MEEKLVIDRLKGGDAEAFTILYNRYWLKVYNFAQLYIISSSELSEVVQDVFLKVWESKEILDADKNFDGFLFMITRNIIFNYSRRYFIDLNFRMTALRGIEESYEIEEELDAVDLKNYIDSLVAQLPPKRQQIFKMSREEHLSCKEIAERCGVGEKAVERQITLALKFLKDNLPLFMLFVRVV
- a CDS encoding FecR family protein, with protein sequence MNNIQRMDKKSIIKILLTGRLTKSQRKDIADLDFVNTEIKKQWDESGNRMVDMAIKEQIWKKVKAKSIHKKQNKNFVEQKWYFIAASVTLLLAVGGLWLSSQGDKSGKEFIEITAQESQVHVLPDSTKVWMESGSSIRYAKVFNQNRKVWLKGNSLFEVYKHEKSTFQVYINKAFIEVKGTCFLVKQSNAEKNEITLFHGKIEFNVESTGKKTVMKPMQKMVYNPTNAQTEIRNIIHVNWKDGKFHFKDVPLQQLIKTINQIYDTNIVLDKMINHESAFTGIIRYDEPLEDVISKICFSLNLTQEKQKNHIMIKNE